The following are encoded together in the Sparus aurata chromosome 1, fSpaAur1.1, whole genome shotgun sequence genome:
- the LOC115585020 gene encoding hemicentin-1-like: MSVLHGKEPRGWGPLRGSLLPVSVALCLTSDSHFCFRDQLAIMSISYIFLGVSLLNSLHDFHVSSCDRNCADKPVFTPSRLVVKYGDPASVNCSVCQNCQNFGLEIPVGTQKRHGTLISLTVDHLKEWGLSPLCFYTAEAGHQCCSSLPITLYKLPDNVGLNIKGNSWVMSEGQNIILKCSVQNVAPVENLRVTFYSGQRQLGQKQSNKKGQKPESDMFELNFSPTKEDDGGQFWCEAELLLGPDGPQPPPVVKSRNFPATVLYKPYLSGASHPSPTVLTEGNPLQLNCSAVGNPSPTYTWTGPSGVSSTKTSVLIIDSTTTEDKGQYTCFVHNNQGNVTVKFDVDVKRDYTNYYIAAAIICAALLIIMGVIIYVLCRHHSAVPAAL; this comes from the exons ATGTCTGTTCTTCACGGAAAAGAACCCAGAGGATGGGGGCCTTTAAGAGGcagtttacttcctgtttccgTTGCACTCTGTCTAACCTCGGACTCACACTTTTGCTTTCGAGACCAGCTTGCAATAATGTCGATCTCCTACATATTTCTGGGTGTTTCTTTGCTGAACTCTCTGCACGACTTCCATGTGTCCAGTTGTG ATCGCAACTGTGCAGATAAACCTGTGTTCACTCCATCCAGACTGGTGGTGAAGTATGGTGACCCAGCTAGTGTGAATTGCTCTGTATGTCAGAATTGCCAGAACTTTGGTTTGGAAATACCTGTGGGAACCCAAAAAAGACATGGAACTCTGATTTCACTGACGGTTGACCATTTGAAAGAATGGGGCCTTTCTCCTTTGTGCTTTTATACTGCTGAAGCAGGTCACCAGTGTTGTAGCAGTCTACCTATAACTCTCTACA AGCTTCCAGACAATGTGGGATTAAACATTAAAGGTAACTCTTGGGTGATGTCTGAGGGCCAGAACATCATTCTGAAGTGTTCGGTTCAAAATGTTGCTCCTGTTGAAAACCTCCGTGTGACCTTCTACAGTGGACAGCGGCAACTAGGTCAGAAACAATCGAACAAGAAAGGgcaaaaaccagagtctgaCATGTTTGAACTAAACTTCAGCCCCACTAAAGAAGATGATGGAGGACAGTTCTGGTGTGAAGCCGAGCTTCTTCTGGGACCTGACGGACCACAGCCCCCTCCAGTGGTGAAGTCACGGAACTTCCCTGCAACTGTCCTCT ATAAGCCGTATCTCTCGGGGGCGTCACATCCAAGTCCGACAGTTCTCACAGAGGGAAACCCTCTACAACTGAATTGCTCGGCTGTGGGAAACCCCAGCCCCACATACACTTGGACGGGCCCATCAGGTGTGTCCTCCACCAAGACCAGCGTTCTCATTATCGACTCTACAACTACGGAGGATAAAGGGCAGTACACCTGCTTTGTACACAACAACCAGGGGAACGTCACTGTGAAGTTTGACGTGGACGTTAAAC gcGACTACACCAACTACTACATAGCTGCAGCAATAATATGTGCTGCTCTGTTAATCATTATGGGGGTAATTATATACGTTTTATGCAGACATCACTCCGCTGTGCCCGCTGCATTGTGA